The following are encoded in a window of Flavobacteriales bacterium genomic DNA:
- a CDS encoding proprotein convertase P-domain-containing protein: protein MSTQRISTLLVAGLLAVAAMAQPDTWTQRSSLGEVPPSGPLARIGAATFTVGGKAYLCEGLNNGTIIEDFWEYDPATLTWSQKADFPGTPRAYGVGFSTNDHGYVATGITYGNIRLNDTWRYDPATNSWAQRANVPGQTRDQAFVVSINGVAHVGGGIGGDTFLQSDLYAYDAATDTWTARAPLPGNSGRQGPAGFASGGKGYMVGGFDGLVRTNAAFAYDPATNIWTQVASIPALGRRAGVGFSLNDQGYTATGLAQGGDILADLWRYEVATNTWTALPSRPGLGRYLSAAFVAGGEAYVGFGFGADPLLGNTYLTDMARYNAVANAWSPAPGAPDDRRDLGAGFALDGKGYVFGGRGGDFLNDLWSYDPATDQWSQRADLPAEGRTSPVAFAIGGTGYVATGFTRNSGRVSDLWAYDPGTNSWSARAPMPTAGRNGALALVVGGTAFVGTGFTGTVRLNDLWAYDPLADSWTPRAELPGIARNQAAGFELGGQVYLGTGFDGVNALNDLWAYDPATDTWDPKAALPGVGRRLASGFALVSRGIMAGGTAATTLSETWSYDPFADAWTQRASLPGGPRTATPTFVIDDHGYLATGFGPFGLDDEVWSYQSIVVNDCNGVPNGGAFLDACGQCVGGDTGEEPCVADCAGVQGGSAYLDECDQCVGGTTGLEPCTPPCGAAYSFSGDGFVIPDNVPAGISSSIVVTDEGALTDITVTLSGLGHTWAGDLIATITHEASGTTRPLFNRVGRVVTGFGLSADFGGSYAFNDAHTANLWNVVGSPIPGGDYFATGADASTQVFLLDGLAGVDIAGTWTLNISDNAGGDTGSLIGWNLGLSVGCLPDCAGEPGGEAYLDDCGNCVGGNTGNEPCVADCNGVFGGSAFVDECGTCVGGDTGQVPCVQDCNNEFGGTAYLDACGICVGGSTGIDPCVLDCAGVQNGTAYFDECGICVGGDTGLDPCVPPCLVVNAYQGNGFIIPDNVPAGIASSIVVTDQGALSNITVTLTGLGHTWAGDLIATITHQPSGITRPLFNRVGRVATGFGLSADFSGSYAFNDAHTANLWNAVGSPIPGGDYFATGADAPTQVFLLDGLAGVDIAGTWTLNISDNAGGDTGSLQAWTLELTAECQLDCHGDLNGTAYVDACGICVGGDTGLEPCVIDCAGVQDGTAYIDDCGNCVGGDTGVEPCCLENYSFQGDGFIIPDNDPAGLSSSIVVTDAGALSDITVTLTGLGHTWAGDLIATITHEASGTTRPLFNRVGRVVTGFGLSADFGGNYAFNDAHTANLWTVGGTPIPGGNYFATGADAPTQVFLLDGLAGVDIAGTWTLNISDNAGGDTGSLLSWSLGLTADCPVDCNGVTNGTAYVDGCGNCVGGDTGNEPCVADCNGVFGGTAYLDDCGACIGGNTGISFISADAWVIDGDCDAGVFSIQVAISEPGGPLAGLQVQLLVDDVVTETVDANNFFAFSDIPVNTNVTITVNNLITGVCEVVLGPFTFACATCDIPFDANAGNDAMVFFGNYNPQSCVTLQGTATGGAPFPGGEYLFQWGNGPVVQGTSLPLQVCPTTDTVYLLTVTDAAGCVTTDEVTVLAVNINCSGPGNNNKVRVCINGVNVCISINAVAAVLANNPNATLGPCPKSLGAALPGVGLFPNPTDGALVMLSIDDVPAGVDQITVEVFDLAGQRQHSWIFATQGERFISQLDLRNDLASGVYFVQVGMDGHVVTERLVIAR, encoded by the coding sequence ATGAGCACCCAGCGAATTTCCACTTTGTTGGTCGCCGGCCTGTTGGCCGTTGCGGCCATGGCACAGCCCGACACCTGGACCCAGCGCAGCAGCCTGGGCGAGGTGCCTCCCAGCGGTCCCTTGGCCAGGATCGGCGCGGCCACCTTCACCGTTGGTGGCAAGGCCTACCTCTGCGAGGGACTCAACAACGGAACCATCATCGAGGACTTCTGGGAATACGATCCCGCCACGTTGACCTGGTCGCAGAAGGCGGACTTTCCCGGGACACCAAGGGCCTATGGGGTGGGCTTCTCCACCAATGACCATGGTTATGTGGCCACAGGCATCACCTACGGCAACATCCGCCTGAATGACACCTGGCGCTACGACCCCGCTACGAACAGCTGGGCCCAACGCGCCAACGTGCCCGGCCAGACCCGTGACCAGGCCTTCGTGGTTTCGATCAACGGCGTGGCCCACGTGGGGGGCGGTATCGGTGGTGATACCTTCCTTCAGAGCGATCTGTACGCCTATGATGCGGCGACCGACACCTGGACCGCCAGGGCGCCCCTGCCCGGCAACAGCGGCCGCCAGGGCCCTGCGGGCTTCGCCTCCGGTGGCAAGGGCTACATGGTGGGCGGTTTCGACGGGCTGGTGCGCACCAATGCCGCCTTCGCCTATGACCCCGCCACCAACATCTGGACCCAGGTGGCCAGCATTCCGGCCTTGGGTCGCAGGGCAGGCGTGGGCTTCAGTTTGAACGACCAAGGCTACACCGCCACGGGTCTGGCCCAGGGTGGCGACATCCTGGCCGATCTCTGGCGCTATGAGGTGGCGACGAACACTTGGACGGCGTTGCCATCGCGTCCCGGCCTCGGACGCTATCTCAGCGCGGCCTTTGTCGCGGGTGGGGAGGCCTATGTGGGCTTTGGCTTTGGTGCGGACCCATTGCTGGGCAATACTTACTTGACCGACATGGCCCGCTATAACGCGGTGGCCAATGCATGGTCACCTGCGCCAGGCGCGCCCGACGATCGCCGCGACCTGGGTGCGGGCTTCGCGCTGGATGGCAAAGGCTATGTCTTCGGTGGCCGTGGCGGGGACTTCCTCAACGATCTCTGGTCCTACGATCCCGCCACGGACCAATGGTCGCAGCGAGCTGACCTGCCCGCTGAAGGCCGCACCTCGCCGGTCGCCTTCGCCATTGGCGGAACAGGCTATGTGGCCACCGGATTCACCCGCAACAGTGGCCGCGTGAGCGACCTGTGGGCCTATGATCCCGGCACGAACAGCTGGAGTGCCCGCGCGCCCATGCCCACTGCGGGCAGGAATGGCGCCTTGGCGTTGGTGGTGGGCGGAACGGCCTTCGTGGGAACCGGTTTCACCGGTACCGTGCGCCTGAACGATCTGTGGGCCTATGATCCCTTGGCCGATTCATGGACACCACGTGCCGAACTGCCCGGTATCGCCCGCAACCAAGCCGCCGGCTTTGAGTTGGGTGGCCAGGTATACCTCGGTACCGGGTTCGATGGCGTGAATGCCTTGAACGACCTGTGGGCCTATGACCCAGCGACGGACACCTGGGACCCCAAAGCCGCGCTGCCCGGGGTGGGTCGTCGCCTGGCCTCCGGCTTCGCACTGGTGAGCCGGGGCATCATGGCCGGAGGAACGGCCGCGACCACCCTGTCGGAGACCTGGTCCTATGATCCTTTCGCGGACGCCTGGACCCAACGCGCATCCCTGCCCGGTGGGCCGCGAACCGCGACCCCCACTTTCGTCATCGATGATCATGGCTACCTGGCCACAGGCTTCGGCCCCTTCGGACTGGACGATGAGGTGTGGTCCTACCAGTCCATCGTGGTGAACGACTGCAATGGCGTGCCCAATGGTGGCGCCTTCCTCGACGCCTGCGGGCAGTGCGTGGGCGGCGATACCGGCGAAGAACCATGCGTGGCGGACTGCGCCGGCGTGCAGGGTGGTTCAGCCTACCTGGACGAGTGTGACCAATGCGTTGGTGGAACAACGGGCCTGGAGCCCTGCACGCCCCCCTGTGGTGCGGCATACAGCTTCAGTGGTGACGGATTCGTGATCCCGGACAACGTGCCTGCCGGGATCTCCAGTTCCATCGTCGTCACCGATGAAGGCGCCCTGACGGACATCACCGTGACGCTGTCAGGCCTTGGCCACACCTGGGCCGGCGATCTCATCGCCACCATCACGCACGAGGCTTCGGGCACCACCCGTCCGCTGTTCAACCGCGTGGGGCGCGTGGTCACCGGCTTCGGTCTCTCCGCCGATTTCGGCGGCAGCTACGCCTTCAATGATGCGCACACGGCCAACCTGTGGAACGTGGTCGGCAGCCCCATTCCCGGCGGTGACTATTTCGCCACGGGTGCCGATGCGTCCACGCAGGTATTCCTGCTCGATGGTCTGGCCGGCGTGGACATCGCCGGCACCTGGACGTTGAACATCTCGGACAACGCCGGAGGGGATACGGGGTCGCTGATCGGTTGGAACCTGGGGCTCTCCGTGGGCTGCCTGCCCGATTGCGCAGGTGAACCCGGTGGCGAGGCCTACCTGGATGATTGCGGCAACTGCGTGGGCGGCAACACCGGCAACGAACCCTGTGTGGCCGACTGCAACGGTGTCTTCGGAGGCTCCGCCTTCGTGGACGAATGCGGCACCTGCGTGGGCGGCGATACCGGTCAAGTACCCTGCGTGCAGGACTGCAACAACGAGTTCGGCGGCACCGCCTACTTGGACGCTTGCGGCATTTGTGTAGGGGGCAGCACCGGCATCGATCCCTGTGTGCTCGATTGCGCGGGGGTGCAGAACGGCACAGCCTACTTCGACGAGTGCGGCATCTGCGTGGGTGGAGACACGGGTCTTGATCCCTGCGTGCCGCCCTGCCTGGTGGTGAACGCGTACCAGGGCAACGGCTTCATCATTCCGGACAACGTGCCTGCAGGCATCGCCAGTTCCATCGTCGTCACCGATCAAGGCGCTCTGTCGAATATCACGGTGACGCTGACAGGCCTTGGCCACACCTGGGCCGGCGATCTCATCGCCACCATCACGCACCAGCCTTCCGGCATCACCCGTCCGCTCTTCAACCGCGTGGGGCGCGTGGCCACCGGCTTCGGTCTCTCCGCCGACTTCAGCGGCAGCTACGCCTTCAATGATGCGCACACGGCCAATCTGTGGAACGCGGTCGGCAGCCCCATTCCCGGCGGTGACTACTTCGCCACAGGTGCCGATGCGCCCACGCAGGTCTTCCTGCTCGATGGATTGGCAGGCGTGGACATCGCCGGCACCTGGACGCTGAACATCTCGGACAACGCCGGAGGGGATACGGGTTCACTGCAAGCGTGGACCCTGGAACTGACCGCGGAGTGTCAATTGGATTGCCATGGCGACCTCAACGGCACAGCGTATGTCGACGCCTGTGGCATCTGTGTGGGTGGTGACACCGGCCTTGAACCCTGCGTGATCGATTGCGCGGGTGTGCAGGACGGAACGGCCTATATCGATGACTGCGGCAACTGTGTGGGAGGTGACACCGGAGTTGAGCCTTGCTGCCTGGAGAACTACAGCTTCCAAGGCGATGGCTTCATCATTCCGGACAACGATCCGGCTGGCCTTTCCTCTTCGATCGTGGTCACCGATGCGGGCGCCTTGTCGGACATCACCGTGACGCTGACAGGCCTTGGCCACACCTGGGCCGGCGATCTCATCGCCACCATCACGCACGAGGCTTCGGGCACCACCCGTCCGCTGTTCAACCGCGTGGGGCGCGTGGTCACCGGCTTCGGTCTCTCCGCCGACTTCGGCGGCAACTACGCCTTCAATGACGCGCACACGGCCAACCTGTGGACCGTGGGCGGCACACCCATTCCCGGCGGTAATTACTTCGCCACGGGTGCCGATGCGCCCACGCAGGTCTTCCTGCTCGATGGTCTGGCAGGCGTGGACATCGCCGGCACCTGGACGCTGAACATCTCGGACAACGCCGGAGGGGATACGGGTTCGCTGTTGTCCTGGTCGCTGGGGCTGACCGCCGATTGTCCGGTGGACTGCAATGGTGTCACAAACGGAACGGCCTACGTGGACGGCTGCGGCAACTGTGTGGGCGGCGATACGGGCAATGAGCCCTGCGTGGCCGACTGCAACGGTGTCTTCGGCGGCACGGCCTACCTCGATGATTGCGGTGCCTGCATCGGTGGCAACACCGGCATCTCCTTCATCAGCGCGGATGCCTGGGTGATCGATGGCGATTGCGATGCTGGCGTGTTCAGCATCCAGGTGGCCATCTCCGAACCGGGCGGGCCCCTGGCGGGTCTGCAGGTGCAGCTGCTGGTGGACGATGTCGTGACGGAGACCGTGGACGCGAACAACTTCTTCGCCTTCTCGGACATCCCCGTCAACACGAACGTCACGATCACGGTGAACAACCTCATCACCGGCGTTTGCGAGGTGGTACTGGGGCCCTTCACCTTCGCTTGTGCCACCTGCGACATTCCCTTCGACGCCAATGCGGGCAACGACGCCATGGTGTTCTTCGGCAACTACAACCCCCAGAGCTGCGTGACCTTGCAGGGCACCGCCACAGGCGGCGCGCCCTTCCCGGGCGGCGAGTACCTCTTCCAGTGGGGCAATGGTCCCGTGGTGCAGGGCACTTCGCTGCCCTTGCAGGTATGTCCCACCACCGATACGGTCTATCTGCTCACGGTGACCGATGCCGCAGGCTGTGTGACCACCGATGAGGTGACCGTGCTGGCCGTGAACATCAACTGCAGCGGACCGGGCAACAACAACAAGGTGCGCGTGTGCATCAACGGCGTGAACGTGTGCATCTCCATCAACGCGGTGGCAGCGGTGCTGGCGAACAACCCCAACGCCACCCTCGGGCCCTGCCCGAAGAGCCTGGGTGCCGCGCTTCCCGGTGTGGGCCTGTTCCCCAATCCCACCGATGGGGCGCTGGTGATGCTCAGCATCGACGATGTGCCGGCCGGTGTGGACCAAATCACCGTGGAGGTCTTCGACCTGGCGGGCCAGCGTCAGCACAGCTGGATCTTCGCCACCCAGGGTGAACGTTTCATCTCCCAACTCGATCTGCGCAACGACCTCGCCTCTGGCGTGTACTTCGTGCAGGTGGGCATGGACGGTCATGTGGTGACCGAGCGACTGGTGATCGCACGCTGA
- a CDS encoding DUF4907 domain-containing protein, with the protein MKTTKNFQRMVAAMAFMATMNFAMAQGQQAELDDMIRPVSPGLAVDEVGHRSASPAQEITFRIVQVAQGTFGYEVARDGRTYIRQETVPGRAGVTGFATAEQAARVAELAAKKLINGIDPPTISQQELAGMGL; encoded by the coding sequence ATGAAGACGACGAAGAACTTCCAACGGATGGTAGCCGCGATGGCATTCATGGCCACCATGAATTTCGCCATGGCGCAGGGCCAGCAAGCGGAGCTGGATGACATGATCCGACCTGTGAGCCCCGGCCTTGCCGTGGATGAAGTGGGCCACCGCAGCGCTTCACCGGCCCAGGAGATCACCTTCAGGATCGTCCAGGTGGCACAAGGCACCTTCGGATATGAAGTGGCTCGTGATGGCAGGACGTACATCCGCCAGGAGACCGTTCCGGGTCGTGCGGGTGTGACCGGTTTCGCCACCGCTGAACAGGCCGCACGCGTGGCCGAACTGGCGGCGAAGAAGCTCATCAACGGCATCGATCCGCCCACCATCAGCCAGCAGGAGTTGGCCGGCATGGGGCTCTGA
- a CDS encoding T9SS type A sorting domain-containing protein, which translates to MYVVNGLPGGSTIEIAAINDSYTCPMGGPSVCAFPYPIPGVDCSLGSPATGEQSCASSFLRLDLVGTGIFTGYFRHLDIPIETQMNFDPRIPFDPVQSFDADLFRLFGQIVADPDFDLFRIVSGTDFGLPSPGHTTLVQNGGDWHVDSFFDITYRIDFVGAPGGVYSGMSGSTTLTVRLASPAGIGPGTCYNIPIVCDDNDPYTVDTCDTILGCVFTPVPCDDADPCTDDVLVLPGACLAPGNGAGTADLPAAVCSYMAQSPMYVVNGLPGGSPIEIAAINDSFTCPMGGPSVCAFPYPIPGVDCSEGTPATGEQSCASSFLRLDLVGTGIYLGWFRHLDIPIETQMHFAPRTPFDPVQSFDADLFRLFGQITGDPDFDLFRIVSGTDFGLPSPGHTTLFQNGGDWHVDSFFDITYRIDFVGAPGGVYSGMSGSTTLTVRLATPAGAGPPVCVHEPIVPCGSCTADLYIAYDQTTNYQDVVWAIHDQADDAVVASGGFNPGEGSVTTCVPDGCYYLRVTNSGGNVVSGGYRLVLDSLQGTSAYGNLRIIDNRGNLTLGAFASNGISNNEGFCIPLGGDEPLYTSCDRYWWKSGEYLVARENAAVSGLFGVTNATSGYEFWFYDPNGALNFRKLRTHAVSDGFAPNNALRACHIKLNNWAAANHLQEFQLYNVRIRGVVDGSAGEYGPACRVTLDPVLAACPPTGLNDIPANPNFSCGVDRIWGGPNQVANRLFCRPVAGANLYEWEFTNDPNEPAYYVTRQTTGVQRHLNWASPTPAMSVGNTYNVRVRASKNGGLTWCAWGWTCQVTIVPSAAPGNESMALEVDAASDLALWPNPNNGQQVWIALDEVSTATVAIDIFDLRGQRVMAREVPAQGDHLYTMLDLDGVAAGTYVVAVTAGEERHMQRLVVQP; encoded by the coding sequence ATGTATGTGGTGAACGGTCTGCCCGGGGGGTCGACGATCGAGATCGCCGCGATCAACGACAGTTACACGTGTCCCATGGGCGGACCCTCCGTGTGCGCCTTCCCATACCCTATTCCGGGAGTTGATTGTTCCTTGGGATCACCGGCGACCGGGGAACAGAGTTGTGCTTCTTCCTTCCTGCGGCTGGATCTTGTGGGAACGGGGATATTCACCGGTTACTTCCGTCATCTGGACATTCCGATCGAGACCCAGATGAACTTCGATCCGCGCATCCCATTCGACCCGGTGCAATCCTTTGATGCGGACCTGTTCCGCCTCTTTGGGCAGATCGTCGCCGATCCGGACTTCGACCTTTTCCGGATCGTATCGGGTACCGATTTCGGCCTGCCCAGCCCGGGCCACACAACACTGGTCCAGAATGGTGGCGACTGGCATGTGGACAGTTTCTTCGACATCACTTACCGGATCGACTTCGTCGGTGCGCCGGGGGGAGTGTACAGTGGCATGAGCGGCAGCACTACGCTGACCGTGCGTTTGGCATCGCCAGCAGGGATCGGTCCTGGCACCTGCTACAACATCCCCATTGTTTGCGATGACAATGATCCCTACACGGTGGATACCTGTGATACGATCCTGGGCTGCGTCTTCACCCCTGTTCCATGCGACGATGCCGACCCATGCACCGATGATGTGCTCGTGCTCCCTGGTGCCTGTCTGGCCCCCGGAAATGGCGCTGGCACGGCCGACCTGCCGGCCGCTGTTTGCAGCTATATGGCACAAAGCCCCATGTATGTGGTGAACGGTCTGCCCGGGGGGTCGCCGATCGAGATCGCCGCGATCAACGACAGTTTCACGTGTCCCATGGGCGGACCCTCCGTGTGCGCCTTCCCATACCCTATACCGGGTGTTGATTGCTCCGAGGGAACACCGGCAACAGGTGAGCAGAGTTGTGCTTCCTCCTTCCTTCGGCTGGATCTGGTGGGCACTGGTATCTACTTAGGTTGGTTCCGCCATCTGGATATTCCGATCGAGACCCAGATGCATTTCGCACCACGTACGCCATTCGACCCGGTGCAATCCTTTGATGCGGACCTGTTCCGCCTCTTTGGGCAGATCACCGGCGATCCGGATTTCGACCTCTTCCGGATCGTATCGGGTACCGATTTCGGCCTGCCCAGCCCGGGCCATACCACTCTATTTCAGAACGGTGGCGACTGGCATGTGGACAGCTTCTTCGACATCACCTACCGGATCGACTTCGTGGGTGCACCGGGGGGAGTGTACAGTGGCATGAGCGGCAGCACCACTCTGACCGTGCGTTTGGCCACACCGGCGGGCGCAGGTCCACCGGTGTGTGTGCATGAACCCATTGTGCCCTGCGGCAGTTGCACCGCCGACCTCTACATCGCCTACGACCAGACCACCAACTACCAGGATGTGGTCTGGGCCATCCACGACCAGGCCGATGACGCGGTGGTGGCCAGCGGTGGCTTCAACCCCGGCGAAGGCAGCGTGACCACCTGCGTGCCCGATGGCTGCTACTACCTGCGCGTGACCAACAGCGGTGGCAACGTGGTCTCCGGCGGCTACCGCCTGGTGCTCGATTCGTTGCAGGGCACCAGCGCCTACGGCAACCTGCGCATCATCGACAACCGGGGCAACCTCACGCTCGGTGCCTTCGCTTCCAACGGCATCAGCAATAACGAGGGCTTCTGCATCCCGCTGGGCGGCGATGAGCCCTTGTACACCAGCTGCGACCGCTACTGGTGGAAGAGCGGCGAGTACCTGGTGGCCCGCGAGAACGCGGCGGTGAGCGGCCTGTTCGGGGTGACCAACGCCACCAGCGGCTATGAGTTCTGGTTCTACGACCCCAACGGCGCGCTGAACTTCCGCAAGCTGCGCACCCATGCGGTGAGCGATGGCTTCGCGCCGAACAACGCGCTGCGGGCCTGCCACATCAAGCTCAACAACTGGGCGGCGGCCAACCACCTGCAGGAGTTCCAACTCTACAACGTGCGCATCCGCGGCGTGGTGGATGGCAGTGCCGGGGAATACGGTCCCGCCTGCCGTGTAACGCTCGATCCGGTGCTGGCCGCCTGCCCGCCCACGGGTCTCAACGACATCCCCGCCAACCCCAACTTCAGCTGCGGCGTGGACCGCATCTGGGGCGGGCCCAACCAAGTGGCCAACCGCCTCTTCTGCCGACCGGTGGCCGGTGCCAACCTGTACGAGTGGGAGTTCACCAACGACCCCAACGAACCGGCCTACTACGTGACTCGCCAGACCACCGGCGTGCAGCGCCACCTGAACTGGGCAAGCCCCACACCCGCCATGTCCGTGGGAAACACCTACAACGTGCGCGTGCGGGCCAGCAAGAACGGCGGCCTCACGTGGTGCGCCTGGGGCTGGACCTGCCAGGTGACCATCGTGCCCAGCGCGGCGCCGGGCAACGAGAGCATGGCCCTGGAAGTCGATGCCGCCAGCGACCTGGCCCTCTGGCCCAACCCCAACAACGGCCAGCAGGTGTGGATCGCGTTGGATGAAGTGTCCACCGCCACCGTGGCGATCGATATCTTCGACCTGCGCGGCCAGCGCGTGATGGCGCGCGAGGTTCCTGCGCAAGGCGATCACCTGTACACGATGCTCGACCTCGATGGCGTGGCCGCAGGCACCTATGTGGTGGCCGTGACGGCAGGGGAGGAGCGCCACATGCAAAGGCTGGTGGTGCAGCCCTGA